The following are encoded in a window of Castanea sativa cultivar Marrone di Chiusa Pesio chromosome 5, ASM4071231v1 genomic DNA:
- the LOC142634675 gene encoding uncharacterized protein LOC142634675 — MTQMRRKDDDIIELYKATGSGCRVDTLKNEEEDDIVELYNASLSGCTTTLKNLIDIDPCILNKISLTSFSETPLHISALLGHLDFTKTLLAQNPQLVVELDFHKRCPLHLASAEGHIEIVQALLHGNDNTCLIHDQYGRIPLHYAAMRGRVKVVKELIAVWPDSTQVMLDGGETILRLCIKYNQLEALKLLVDPVRDARECLNSKDHGGNTILHLAVMLKQIETVKYLLSMSNVREALDVRNGMSVTALEVLDHCQKDFRNFTIRNILIDAGAERPNDQNNLPPSSTMVVGHQESAKPVQLIKKWWKKLLKHLRDKGDWINESRGTLMVVATVITTITFQPAINPPGGVWQTDVRDSHQASGCSQDNICEAGTSVIAYKRENEYFTFMICITVSFSASLCIIFLLISGFPLRNKVCMGFLTLSMCTTLTFLAAAYLFAFIMLVPYQADYYYDNFPYKAMVLPMILSLLVISKTLKQENTIEDEPVVDLLTYLNNMLDVAVAKARLPSGRTHYSSLS, encoded by the exons ATGACTCAAATGAGGCGTAAAGATGATGATATCATAGAACTCTACAAGGCAACAGGAAGTGGGTGTAGAGTTGATACATTAAAgaacgaagaagaagatgatattGTTGAGCTCTATAACGCATCACTGAGTGGTTGTACAACCACATTGAAAAACCTGATCGATATAGACCCATGCATCCtcaataaaatttctttgaCCTCTTTCAGTGAAACCCCATTACACATATCAGCTTTGCTTGGCCACCTtgattttactaaaactctTTTAGCTCAAAATCCTCAACTTGTTGTTGAGTTAGACTTCCACAAACGTTGCCCCCTTCACTTGGCTTCCGCTGAGGGGCACATAGAGATCGTCCAAGCATTGTTACATGGAAATGACAATACATGCTTAATTCATGATCAATATGGAAGAATTCCTCTCCACTATGCAGCCATGAGAGGACGAGTAAAGGTTGTGAAGGAGTTAATTGCAGTGTGGCCTGACTCAACTCAGGTTATGCTTGATGGGGGAGAAACTATTTTACGCTTATGTATTAAATACAACCAATTGGAGGCTCTTAAACTTTTGGTTGACCCTGTACGTGATGCAAGAGAATGTCTTAATTCCAAAGACCATGGAGGCAACACCATCTTGCATTTAGCAGTGATGCTAAAGCAAATTGAG ACTGTAAAATACTTGCTTTCAATGTCTAATGTAAGAGAAGCATTAGATGTCCGCAACGGTATGAGTGTAACAGCCTTAGAAGTCTTAGATCACTGTCAAAAAGACTTCAGAAACTTCACCATTCGAAACATTTTAATAGATGCTGGTGCTGAAAGaccaaatgaccaaaataatctCCCACCATCATCAACAATGGTCGTTGGTCACCAAGAATCAGCAAAACCAGTACAGTTAATCAAGAAATGGTGGAAGAAATTGCTAAAGCACTTGAGAGACAAGGGTGATTGGATAAATGAGTCGCGTGGTACACTAATGGTGGTGGCTACTGTCATCACAACTATTACTTTCCAACCTGCAATCAACCCCCCAGGCGGTGTTTGGCAAACAGATGTACGTGATAGTCATCAAGCTTCGGGATGTAGTCAAGATAATATTTGTGAAGCTGGAACCTCTGTGATAGCctataaaagagagaatgagTACTTCACATTCATGATTTGCATTACTGTCTCTTTCAGTGCATCATTGTGTATCATCTTTTTGCTTATTAGCGGATTTCCTCTTAGGAATAAGGTTTGCATGGGGTTCTTGACACTTTCCATGTGTACCACTCTCACATTCCTAGCCGCTGCCTATTTATTTGCATTCATCATGCTGGTACCATATCAAGCTgattattattatgataactTTCCGTATAAGGCGATGGTGTTGCCAATGATCTTGTCATTGCTC GTAATCTCCAAGACACTCAAACAAGAGAATACCATTGAAGATGAGCCGGTGGTTGATCTGTTGACGTATTTGAACAACATGTTGGACGTAGCTGTGGCCAAGGCACGACTTCCATCTGGACGAACCCATTATAGCAGCTTGTCTTGA